In Gadus chalcogrammus isolate NIFS_2021 chromosome 13, NIFS_Gcha_1.0, whole genome shotgun sequence, the genomic stretch ATAACTGCGTAGGGTGTTGGTTCTGCAAAACAAAAATCAGGACCCACCTTCAGTACATGGACCCTTTAGCTCCATGAGTAAACACCTCCCCAAACCATCTGACATAACACATGCATGCAGTAGGCACGCTCATACAAACAACATGAGAGGTTCCACTGCTAAGTATAGAGTATATTCACACAATACACTCCCATATTTGCATCATAGCCTACACCCATGATGCCTCTTTCCTGTCCTTCACTCTGCCTGCTTGCTTTGATTACTTACTTAAGCAAGTTCCAGGttgtagtttagtttaactTTTGAACGTTACCCTCGAGAGTTCGACGATCGACGAGTCGATTAAAAAACGGTGCGCTCGCTGAAATGTTTCTTTTGAAGTTGTTATTTGGGCTTCATGGAATGCATCATGGGTGTGTCTGTACTTTTCCTCCAGTGTTTCTACGTGCCGCTGGTTTGCATTATATTTGCTTTGTCTGGGTTTGACATGCCCCCTACTGGCCGCCACCTTTTATTTTTAGTTGTAGTTGAAACATGGGGCTGCTCTGCTTCACCGACGACTCGATGTAGTAACGATGGGTTAATGGTTTTTTTCGTTTCCATCCCAGAAACCCATGAGCACTGACGAGGCCCTGGACTCCCTGAGCTTCGGCTTCGGGTCGGCCCCCAGCGCCCCCCCGCAGGCCCCCCAGGAGGTTGGTTACAGCACGCTTGTGGCTCCGCAGTCTAAGCTAATTAGCATTTTACTCAGCGTTTGGGTAACTTTGAATGTACGACAAATACTTGTTGTACTCCTTAGCAATTTGAAAGTAACAACTTGGACATTTTCATTTTAGTTGGGGTGGCAGGATAGGGTTTATCCAGCCACAGTAATACATTCATTTACTTTCTTCACCTTTCGGtttatcttcttcttttttttcagaaaatgGAAAGTGTGGATGCCATCGATGCCCTGTCCGCGGGATTCTCTAACttcgcccctcctccccctgcttctGTCAAGGTACAGAACACCTTTGCCTCTGGGAAAGCAGTGCGGCTTGGCATGTACAGGAACGCAGATTAAGACCAAAGGACACTCCCAGGTCCCACCATGTTAGAAATCAACATTGAAAAAGAACTTACAAGCTCCACCCAGAGTGTCAAGGTCATCTAATTGTTTAAAAGATGAAACCTTCTCAGATCGCATGCTTGATGTCAAGGTGCTTCTCTAGCATATACCACGTATACATATGCAGACTGAGGATGACAAATGTTAGGACTTGGCATACAAAGGGAGGTCTAACAGGCCTGTTCTCTGACCCAGAGCCCTGCTCCCCCTGTGGACAAGAAGGCCAAGATGGACGCCATCCCCGATGACTTCTCTCTGATGGGCGCGCTTtcctccccgcctcctcctcaggTATTCAGACtttggcacacacatgcacaaaattcATTGCTCCATACAAACTGAATTTAGCTGACATATTTAGCATATTTAGCTTTTTGTCCTGTAAACTCACTTGATTAACAACCACTTTCACTCTAACCTAGAAGTCTGCTGAGCCAAAGCTCAAGGCACAGGCGCCTGCTGTCCCAGTAGCCAAGGCACAGGCCCCTGCTGTCCCAGTAGCCAAGGTACAGGCCCCTGCTGTCCCAGTAGCCAAGGCACAGGCACCTGCTGTCCCAGTAGCCAAGGTACAGGCCGCTGTCCCAAAAGAAACCAAGGTCGACTCGGTGAGTTCCATGACTGCTCTACTGGCCACCTCTCGCTCACTCCTCCCCTTGTTCTATCAACCCCCTTTTTTATGATTTCCCTTCTCCCCgcccattttcattttcattgcCGTAATATGGAGATGAATGTGAATTCCATTCCTTTTTTCTacccctctgtctttctttcatttctatTTTAAAGAGCTTTATCTGCATGATCAACTTAAGAATCGTTATTTTGAAGGAAATGACATGAACAACTTTGTCAATACAagacctctctccctctctctctccctctctctctccctccctccctctccctccctctctctccctctgcagttTGATGATTTCTCTCTGGACCCCTTTGCTGCTCTTGGAGACACCCTGGGAGCTCCAGAACCGGTGCAAGAACTTCCTGAGCTCAGACCTGAGGACATTGTTTCGGTAAGCGTCCAGGAGACATAGAACTTATCAAACTGAACCGGCTTTGTTGAGTCCACACAGCCACACCCCCCCACTCAGGTGTGGCTCAGCAGTTTTCCATTTCGTTGTCTGAAACAAAAGCTTTTGTAGTATTGGTTAATGTTAATAATTGCTCACATTTCTCCATCCTGGGCAGTTTGGTTGTGTATTGATCTCACAGTTCCGCAAATACATTTCACGTTTCTTCAGAAGGGATCCACCGAGCCATCTGTCGATTAGCGTCAACCCTCTTAGCCAGATTTAGATGTTTAATTCCAAATTCATAATTGTGCCTCCAGAAGGGGAGCTTGCTGCTTTAGCATTTGCTTTCCGTTAGATGCTTCCATTTACGTGTAGATTTACCGAAGCCTGGCTCCTGTGAGGGGAATATACTTTTAATTCATTTCCAAAGATTTGCATTGTTCCCATTAACATGGATTGAACTCTCTTCCAGCTATGTGGCCCCTGGTTGTGGggggcgcgcgcacacacacgtgaatgaaatatgtatttgtgtgtgtgtgtgtgtgtgtgtgtgtgtgtgtgtgtgtgtgtgtgtgtgtgtgtgtgtgtgtgtgtgtgtgtgtgtgtgtgtgtgtgtgtgtgtgtgtgtgtgtgtgtgtgtgtgtgtaagccgaATGGTGATTCAACTTACCGGCACGTCCTTTGGCTTGACGTCTGGGGCAGTgggctgcaacacacacacacacacacacacacacacacacacacacacacacacacacacacacacacacacacacacacacacacacacacacacacacacacacacacacacacacacacacacacacacacccttatccTTTGAACCTTGTTTGCAGGAGGCCAAACTGACGGTGGAAGAGGGCGTGTGGACGGGAGTGAGAGATGACACCCTTCCTCCAGAGTACCGCTTCTCCGAAGCCAAGCTCAAAGACCTGCCGGCCCCCAAACCAGAGGTgagaggataataataataatatggatTAATATCGTTTAAACATGAAGGAAGTATTAATTCACGGCCAAAAGGTGccggtacagagagagaaaatactTTCTCTTTAATATGTGGTGTCACTGTATCAACTAACGAATCAATGATTCGGCTATAATTAGTAACCAATGCATGATATATACTCATTAGAATATGAAATTCTAATTCTACCACTACCGATACCGATCTCTCCTTataactttctctctctgtctctgtccctctctttctctttctatctttctctcgttctcttccAGCCTTCCTTGGCCCCTGGGGAGGCCCTTGACTTCTTGTCCGGGGACTTCGTGACTCTCCCCGCAGCAGCTCCTGTCGTCCAGGCCCCCGTTTTGGCCCCTTCAGCCCCGCCCGCCCAGGTGAACACTGAGATCCCATTGGGGATGTAACATCCTCTTGCATATAGAGCAACACGCAAGTCAGTCAGTCCAATATAACTCATgtatggattgtgtgtgtgtgtgtgtgtgtgtgtgtgtgtgtgtgtgtgtgtgtgtgtgtgtgtgtgtgtgtgtgtgtgtgtgtgtgtgtgtgtgtgtgtgtgtgtgtgttctgcagccCATTATAGGCACATGATTCATATATCTGAGGGGCTCTTTATGATGGTGGATCAGATGTTCTTTCTATGTGTATACATTGAGTGGGCCTGTCCTGACCGGACTGATCTGCCCTGCAGGTCACTGTGGAGGATCTGTCAGCGCTGGACGCCCTGGACGCCCTTTCTGGAGATTTCATGACCCAAACAAAGACCACTTCTGTCCAGGCCCCGCTCCCATCCCTGGCCAAGAAGACCCCAAAagtaaacatgtgtgtgtgtgtgtgtgtgtgtgtgtgtggaaatttGTCCTTATCAACTTTTTAATTCTTCGCTTAAACAGTACCAGAAATGTCTGTTTTGTGGCCTGAATTCTAAAGGTCCTTCTACATTGTACTagatcattattattttttatccaaattaataaaataattacaaataatggTTCGGCTATGCAGTAAATCAGTTGAACCGATCACAATCAGGTACCTGAAAACTAACGTTTTCTTCCTGCTCTTTCACATATTTTATCCGCTATGCATCTGGTGTCAAAGGACCTTTTGATGCTGTGCCACAGTGCCAGCATTATCACATCTTTAAACcgtaaacatattttttactgatgtatctgcatgtgtgtctgcagaAGGATTCAGCCAAGCCCAACACCACTGTTAAGGTCCCCTCCCAGAAACCAGTCGAGGTAAGTGGCCACAAATCAGAACTAGTCCTAAGCTTCTCTTTCTGCGATTCTTACGAAGCAGGGGGATGGCATATTCATAATCgtattaaatatttaatattgGATACGCATATTCTTTTCCCATATATTTAGTTGCTCTTGCGTATCCCCCTTGCGTTATCGCTCTCTGCATGCACCGCACTATTGTTTTGATCGTCTGGTGATTGATCACTGTCGGGTGAACCTGTGTGTCTCCAGGATGACTTCTCTCTGGACCCCTTCGCTGCCCTGAGCGACACCCTGGCAGCCCCTGAGCCGGCCCCTGAACCCCCCAAGCTCAGGCCTGAGGACGTTGTCTCAGTAGGTCAAGTGTTTTTAAACCTTACACTGTCATTATGCTATTTGATTCAATATAACACAGCCGTACAATGATGGTTAGGTATCCAAATGGAGATTTGCAGCAGGAAAAATAGATTTTTGTATATCCAGGCACACTTATTGAAATGAATGCATGTGACCATATTtggttttgtttctgtgtgtgtgtgtgtgtgtgtgtgtgtgtgtgtgtgtgtgtgtgtgtgtgtgtgtgtgtgtgtgtgtgtgtgtgtgtgtgtgtgtgtgtgtgtgtgtctgtgtctgttgtctgtgtgtctgtgtgtctgtgtgtgtccgtgtacgTGTTTAGGAAGGAAAAGTGATTTCCGAAAAGGGCGTGCGGGTGGGAGAGCGGGATGACACCCTCCCTCCAGAGTATCGGTTGTCAGGAGACAAACTGAAAGACCTGCCGGCCCCCAAACCGGAGGTGAGTCCCTTCAGCCTCCCTCTACCTACGCTGTAATAAAAACAGCAGCAAGTCGTACTCTGACTAGCAAAGTAGCCATAACTACTTTAACCCCCACCCCCTTGTTTGTAGCCTACCATGAACACAGGTGACGCTCTGGACATCTTGTCGGGAGACTTCCTGAGCCCATCCCTGGCTCCTGCTGTCCAGGCCCCCGTCTGCAGCCTCCCAAAGCCTCCGGTACAACTCACGGGCCCCGCCTGCCCCCTGCTGTTTACGGGGATTAGCAGAACAAAATGCATTTTTATCTGTTCCCTGTTCCCCTGTTGTCAAGGTGATGCTGTAATGCTTGCTAGGGTTCAGAGACAGGGGCAGGATTTTCTAACTAGTGgggagggtgtttgactcccggcCAAATGGTTTTGGGTTCGAGCTCCAATGATTGCAGTATTTCCAGTAGTTGTCTTGAGTAAGATTCCTATCTGCTTCTTAAGTATATATGTATCTACAGATCAAACCCTAAACCTTTAGATGCTTAATGACATAATAAGTCACCTCACAAGACTTACTGTGTACAAGCAAAGGCGGTATGTAGAGTTTCTAGCTACCTAggttctaagtgtgtgtgtgtgtgtgtgtgtgtgtgtgaatgtgtgtgtgtgtgtgtgtgtgtgtgtgtgtgtgtgtgtgtgtgtgtgtgtgtgtgtgtgtgtgtgtgtgtgtgtgtgtgtgtgtgtgtgtgtgtgtgtgtgtgtgtgtgtgtgtgtgtgtgtgtgcgtgtgtggctccCTCCTGCAGGCCTATGCAGATTTTGACGCTCTGGATGCCTTGGCGGGGGACTTTGTCACCAACGCCGTCGTCGCACCTGCAGTCAAGTGTGCCACCAGTCAACCCACACAAATCTCTCGCCAggtatacgcacacacacacacacacacacacacaccgcacaccgcacacacacatagctgcaAGGAACACCGAACCACGCACGCATTCAAAAAGGAAACTACTGTCTAACATAAACAATGTGTCTCGGCAGTGTGTGATTGTTGTTGGTGCTCAttgctcactctcactctcactctgcacCTGTGCGCGATGCGCACCCATCCCGTGAACGCAGGTGTCGGAGGGAGACACCAGTGCCATGGACGCCCTGTCAGACTCCCTGATGGACATCACCCCTGTGCCAGAGCCTGCCCCCCTGCCTATGAAAGACATTGCCAAggtattaaccccccccccccccccaaatagcAACGGAGTGTTGTCCTGCACAGGGGGAGGTGAACGTTTGCCCGTAACATTTGCTTCCCTGGTggcaggagaagaaggtggtggaggagaggctgATCCTGATGGGCGAGGACGACAGCACGTTGCCCCCCGAGTACCGGCCCACCGAGGAGGACATCAAGGTGACGAGGCCTTTTACACTTGATATGGACTCCCGCTACATGTTCTAGTCAATGGACAGTATATGGACCCTGTGCTTGAAACCCAGTCAAGAGTTATAAAACCCATGGGCGGCGGCATTAATTAAAGATTCATTCCTTTATAGATGGCAGCGGCTGAGGCCAAGAAACCCAAGGAGGTAAGATCACAACGCTCGACCGCACCCGCACAAgcacactctccccccccccccccccccacacacacacacacacacacacactacactacactacactacactacactacactacactacactacactacattacactacactacactacactacaatgCTAATCATGCTTTAGACCAAAAATGTTAGGAAAAAAATACATGCCCACCATTTTGTTTCTCCTCCGACCGTCTGTAGAA encodes the following:
- the cast gene encoding calpastatin isoform X23 gives rise to the protein MGQILSWIRGPNRDNPDLLDVAVEQQSQPSQTTPTPAAQVTTVKPSQFEVQVEVAPPRAKAAKEAPALDPFDALASSLPTVGPVKPEPVYTGPEVHEHGVTAEKGVLCGEREDTLPPNYRYENMPTAPDVKPKDVPKPMSTDEALDSLSFGFGSAPSAPPQAPQEKMESVDAIDALSAGFSNFAPPPPASVKSPAPPVDKKAKMDAIPDDFSLMGALSSPPPPQKSAEPKLKAQAPAVPVAKAQAPAVPVAKVQAPAVPVAKAQAPAVPVAKVQAAVPKETKVDSFDDFSLDPFAALGDTLGAPEPVQELPELRPEDIVSEAKLTVEEGVWTGVRDDTLPPEYRFSEAKLKDLPAPKPEPSLAPGEALDFLSGDFVTLPAAAPVVQAPVLAPSAPPAQVTVEDLSALDALDALSGDFMTQTKTTSVQAPLPSLAKKTPKKDSAKPNTTVKVPSQKPVEDDFSLDPFAALSDTLAAPEPAPEPPKLRPEDVVSEGKVISEKGVRVGERDDTLPPEYRLSGDKLKDLPAPKPEPTMNTGDALDILSGDFLSPSLAPAVQAPVCSLPKPPAYADFDALDALAGDFVTNAVVAPAVKCATSQPTQISRQVSEGDTSAMDALSDSLMDITPVPEPAPLPMKDIAKEKKVVEERLILMGEDDSTLPPEYRPTEEDIKMAAAEAKKPKEKPMGDAAALDLLSGDFLQAPSAPAAAVAPAAAPAPAAAVAPAAAPAAAAAVAPAAAPCFVAPPATQPLVPDTEPLKPMAGSALDSLAGSLLPDAIKTTSKGEKPKKTTGPSLDSSSGNADAPGAKSKGEKAQGKSKSRSKSKKHHADDPSPIDQLAGDFRTDVMSVKKGGKS
- the cast gene encoding calpastatin isoform X10 yields the protein MGQILSWIRGPNRDNPDLLDVAVEQQSQPSQTTPTPAAQVTTVKPSQFETPPVSQVKATAAATPSPPSGAARATMSAGTAASSAQAKPTAKEPAKSAAPTAKPPVRDTPKADPAKATKPAGAVTPAAAAAAAVRVSGKGKPEVAKPAQKVQVEVAPPRAKAAKEAPALDPFDALASSLPTVGPVKPEPVYTGPEVHEHGVTAEKGVLCGEREDTLPPNYRYENMPTAPDVKPKDVPKPMSTDEALDSLSFGFGSAPSAPPQAPQEKMESVDAIDALSAGFSNFAPPPPASVKSPAPPVDKKAKMDAIPDDFSLMGALSSPPPPQKSAEPKLKAQAPAVPVAKAQAPAVPVAKVQAPAVPVAKAQAPAVPVAKVQAAVPKETKVDSFDDFSLDPFAALGDTLGAPEPVQELPELRPEDIVSEAKLTVEEGVWTGVRDDTLPPEYRFSEAKLKDLPAPKPEPSLAPGEALDFLSGDFVTLPAAAPVVQAPVLAPSAPPAQVTVEDLSALDALDALSGDFMTQTKTTSVQAPLPSLAKKTPKKDSAKPNTTVKVPSQKPVEDDFSLDPFAALSDTLAAPEPAPEPPKLRPEDVVSEGKVISEKGVRVGERDDTLPPEYRLSGDKLKDLPAPKPEPTMNTGDALDILSGDFLSPSLAPAVQAPVCSLPKPPAYADFDALDALAGDFVTNAVVAPAVKCATSQPTQISRQVSEGDTSAMDALSDSLMDITPVPEPAPLPMKDIAKEKKVVEERLILMGEDDSTLPPEYRPTEEDIKMAAAEAKKPKEKPMGDAAALDLLSGDFLQAPSAPAAAVAPAAAPAPAAAVAPAAAPAAAAAVAPAAAPCFVAPPATQPLVPDTEPLKPMAGSALDSLAGSLLPDAIKTTSKGEKPKKTTGPSLDSSSGNADAPGAKSKGEKAQGKSKSRSKSKKHHADDPSPIDQLAGDFRTDVMSVKKGGKS
- the cast gene encoding calpastatin isoform X21; the protein is MSQPSQTTPTPAAQVTTVKPSQFESAAPTAKPPVRDTPKADPAKATKPAGAVTPAAAAAAAVRVSGKGKPEVAKPAQKVQVEVAPPRAKAAKEAPALDPFDALASSLPTVGPVKPEPVYTGPEVHEHGVTAEKGVLCGEREDTLPPNYRYENMPTAPDVKPKDVPKPMSTDEALDSLSFGFGSAPSAPPQAPQEKMESVDAIDALSAGFSNFAPPPPASVKSPAPPVDKKAKMDAIPDDFSLMGALSSPPPPQKSAEPKLKAQAPAVPVAKAQAPAVPVAKVQAPAVPVAKAQAPAVPVAKVQAAVPKETKVDSFDDFSLDPFAALGDTLGAPEPVQELPELRPEDIVSEAKLTVEEGVWTGVRDDTLPPEYRFSEAKLKDLPAPKPEPSLAPGEALDFLSGDFVTLPAAAPVVQAPVLAPSAPPAQVTVEDLSALDALDALSGDFMTQTKTTSVQAPLPSLAKKTPKKDSAKPNTTVKVPSQKPVEDDFSLDPFAALSDTLAAPEPAPEPPKLRPEDVVSEGKVISEKGVRVGERDDTLPPEYRLSGDKLKDLPAPKPEPTMNTGDALDILSGDFLSPSLAPAVQAPVCSLPKPPAYADFDALDALAGDFVTNAVVAPAVKCATSQPTQISRQVSEGDTSAMDALSDSLMDITPVPEPAPLPMKDIAKEKKVVEERLILMGEDDSTLPPEYRPTEEDIKMAAAEAKKPKEKPMGDAAALDLLSGDFLQAPSAPAAAVAPAAAPAPAAAVAPAAAPAAAAAVAPAAAPCFVAPPATQPLVPDTEPLKPMAGSALDSLAGSLLPDAIKTTSKGEKPKKTTGPSLDSSSGNADAPGAKSKGEKAQGKSKSRSKSKKHHADDPSPIDQLAGDFRTDVMSVKKGGKS
- the cast gene encoding calpastatin isoform X16, which encodes MSQPSQTTPTPAAQVTTVKPSQFETPPVSQVKATAAATPSPPSGAARATMSAGTAASSAQAKPTAKEPAKSAAPTAKPPVRDTPKADPAKATKPAGAVTPAAAAAAAVRVSGKGKPEVAKPAQKVQVEVAPPRAKAAKEAPALDPFDALASSLPTVGPVKPEPVYTGPEVHEHGVTAEKGVLCGEREDTLPPNYRYENMPTAPDVKPKDVPKPMSTDEALDSLSFGFGSAPSAPPQAPQEKMESVDAIDALSAGFSNFAPPPPASVKSPAPPVDKKAKMDAIPDDFSLMGALSSPPPPQKSAEPKLKAQAPAVPVAKAQAPAVPVAKVQAPAVPVAKAQAPAVPVAKVQAAVPKETKVDSFDDFSLDPFAALGDTLGAPEPVQELPELRPEDIVSEAKLTVEEGVWTGVRDDTLPPEYRFSEAKLKDLPAPKPEPSLAPGEALDFLSGDFVTLPAAAPVVQAPVLAPSAPPAQVTVEDLSALDALDALSGDFMTQTKTTSVQAPLPSLAKKTPKKDSAKPNTTVKVPSQKPVEDDFSLDPFAALSDTLAAPEPAPEPPKLRPEDVVSEGKVISEKGVRVGERDDTLPPEYRLSGDKLKDLPAPKPEPTMNTGDALDILSGDFLSPSLAPAVQAPVCSLPKPPAYADFDALDALAGDFVTNAVVAPAVKCATSQPTQISRQVSEGDTSAMDALSDSLMDITPVPEPAPLPMKDIAKEKKVVEERLILMGEDDSTLPPEYRPTEEDIKMAAAEAKKPKEKPMGDAAALDLLSGDFLQAPSAPAAAVAPAAAPAPAAAVAPAAAPAAAAAVAPAAAPCFVAPPATQPLVPDTEPLKPMAGSALDSLAGSLLPDAIKTTSKGEKPKKTTGPSLDSSSGNADAPGAKSKGEKAQGKSKSRSKSKKHHADDPSPIDQLAGDFRTDVMSVKKGGKS
- the cast gene encoding calpastatin isoform X24, with protein sequence MPHKKRSHGHHKKSTESQPSQTTPTPAAQVTTVKPSQFEVQVEVAPPRAKAAKEAPALDPFDALASSLPTVGPVKPEPVYTGPEVHEHGVTAEKGVLCGEREDTLPPNYRYENMPTAPDVKPKDVPKPMSTDEALDSLSFGFGSAPSAPPQAPQEKMESVDAIDALSAGFSNFAPPPPASVKSPAPPVDKKAKMDAIPDDFSLMGALSSPPPPQKSAEPKLKAQAPAVPVAKAQAPAVPVAKVQAPAVPVAKAQAPAVPVAKVQAAVPKETKVDSFDDFSLDPFAALGDTLGAPEPVQELPELRPEDIVSEAKLTVEEGVWTGVRDDTLPPEYRFSEAKLKDLPAPKPEPSLAPGEALDFLSGDFVTLPAAAPVVQAPVLAPSAPPAQVTVEDLSALDALDALSGDFMTQTKTTSVQAPLPSLAKKTPKKDSAKPNTTVKVPSQKPVEDDFSLDPFAALSDTLAAPEPAPEPPKLRPEDVVSEGKVISEKGVRVGERDDTLPPEYRLSGDKLKDLPAPKPEPTMNTGDALDILSGDFLSPSLAPAVQAPVCSLPKPPAYADFDALDALAGDFVTNAVVAPAVKCATSQPTQISRQVSEGDTSAMDALSDSLMDITPVPEPAPLPMKDIAKEKKVVEERLILMGEDDSTLPPEYRPTEEDIKMAAAEAKKPKEKPMGDAAALDLLSGDFLQAPSAPAAAVAPAAAPAPAAAVAPAAAPAAAAAVAPAAAPCFVAPPATQPLVPDTEPLKPMAGSALDSLAGSLLPDAIKTTSKGEKPKKTTGPSLDSSSGNADAPGAKSKGEKAQGKSKSRSKSKKHHADDPSPIDQLAGDFRTDVMSVKKGGKS
- the cast gene encoding calpastatin isoform X12, translating into MPHKKRSHGHHKKSTESQPSQTTPTPAAQVTTVKPSQFETPPVSQVKATAAATPSPPSGAARATMSAGTAASSAQAKPTAKEPAKSAAPTAKPPVRDTPKADPAKATKPAGAVTPAAAAAAAVRVSGKGKPEVAKPAQKVQVEVAPPRAKAAKEAPALDPFDALASSLPTVGPVKPEPVYTGPEVHEHGVTAEKGVLCGEREDTLPPNYRYENMPTAPDVKPKDVPKPMSTDEALDSLSFGFGSAPSAPPQAPQEKMESVDAIDALSAGFSNFAPPPPASVKSPAPPVDKKAKMDAIPDDFSLMGALSSPPPPQKSAEPKLKAQAPAVPVAKAQAPAVPVAKVQAPAVPVAKAQAPAVPVAKVQAAVPKETKVDSFDDFSLDPFAALGDTLGAPEPVQELPELRPEDIVSEAKLTVEEGVWTGVRDDTLPPEYRFSEAKLKDLPAPKPEPSLAPGEALDFLSGDFVTLPAAAPVVQAPVLAPSAPPAQVTVEDLSALDALDALSGDFMTQTKTTSVQAPLPSLAKKTPKKDSAKPNTTVKVPSQKPVEDDFSLDPFAALSDTLAAPEPAPEPPKLRPEDVVSEGKVISEKGVRVGERDDTLPPEYRLSGDKLKDLPAPKPEPTMNTGDALDILSGDFLSPSLAPAVQAPVCSLPKPPAYADFDALDALAGDFVTNAVVAPAVKCATSQPTQISRQVSEGDTSAMDALSDSLMDITPVPEPAPLPMKDIAKEKKVVEERLILMGEDDSTLPPEYRPTEEDIKMAAAEAKKPKEKPMGDAAALDLLSGDFLQAPSAPAAAVAPAAAPAPAAAVAPAAAPAAAAAVAPAAAPCFVAPPATQPLVPDTEPLKPMAGSALDSLAGSLLPDAIKTTSKGEKPKKTTGPSLDSSSGNADAPGAKSKGEKAQGKSKSRSKSKKHHADDPSPIDQLAGDFRTDVMSVKKGGKS
- the cast gene encoding calpastatin isoform X7 gives rise to the protein MAYAAYWMSTSQPSQTTPTPAAQVTTVKPSQFETARAAANRGVAGATSIDMSSPGTTIVDMSAPARGSTNTASKTPPVSQVKATAAATPSPPSGAARATMSAGTAASSAQAKPTAKEPAKSAAPTAKPPVRDTPKADPAKATKPAGAVTPAAAAAAAVRVSGKGKPEVAKPAQKVQVEVAPPRAKAAKEAPALDPFDALASSLPTVGPVKPEPVYTGPEVHEHGVTAEKGVLCGEREDTLPPNYRYENMPTAPDVKPKDVPKPMSTDEALDSLSFGFGSAPSAPPQAPQEKMESVDAIDALSAGFSNFAPPPPASVKSPAPPVDKKAKMDAIPDDFSLMGALSSPPPPQKSAEPKLKAQAPAVPVAKAQAPAVPVAKVQAPAVPVAKAQAPAVPVAKVQAAVPKETKVDSFDDFSLDPFAALGDTLGAPEPVQELPELRPEDIVSEAKLTVEEGVWTGVRDDTLPPEYRFSEAKLKDLPAPKPEPSLAPGEALDFLSGDFVTLPAAAPVVQAPVLAPSAPPAQVTVEDLSALDALDALSGDFMTQTKTTSVQAPLPSLAKKTPKKDSAKPNTTVKVPSQKPVEDDFSLDPFAALSDTLAAPEPAPEPPKLRPEDVVSEGKVISEKGVRVGERDDTLPPEYRLSGDKLKDLPAPKPEPTMNTGDALDILSGDFLSPSLAPAVQAPVCSLPKPPAYADFDALDALAGDFVTNAVVAPAVKCATSQPTQISRQVSEGDTSAMDALSDSLMDITPVPEPAPLPMKDIAKEKKVVEERLILMGEDDSTLPPEYRPTEEDIKMAAAEAKKPKEKPMGDAAALDLLSGDFLQAPSAPAAAVAPAAAPAPAAAVAPAAAPAAAAAVAPAAAPCFVAPPATQPLVPDTEPLKPMAGSALDSLAGSLLPDAIKTTSKGEKPKKTTGPSLDSSSGNADAPGAKSKGEKAQGKSKSRSKSKKHHADDPSPIDQLAGDFRTDVMSVKKGGKS
- the cast gene encoding calpastatin isoform X11 produces the protein MAYAAYWMSTHRGDGHANSRLNYYSSLSSNVKSQPSQTTPTPAAQVTTVKPSQFETARAAANRGVAGATSIDMSSPGTTIVDMSAPARGSTNTASKTPPVSQVKATAAATPSPPSGAARATMSAGTAASSAQAKPTAKEPAKVQVEVAPPRAKAAKEAPALDPFDALASSLPTVGPVKPEPVYTGPEVHEHGVTAEKGVLCGEREDTLPPNYRYENMPTAPDVKPKDVPKPMSTDEALDSLSFGFGSAPSAPPQAPQEKMESVDAIDALSAGFSNFAPPPPASVKSPAPPVDKKAKMDAIPDDFSLMGALSSPPPPQKSAEPKLKAQAPAVPVAKAQAPAVPVAKVQAPAVPVAKAQAPAVPVAKVQAAVPKETKVDSFDDFSLDPFAALGDTLGAPEPVQELPELRPEDIVSEAKLTVEEGVWTGVRDDTLPPEYRFSEAKLKDLPAPKPEPSLAPGEALDFLSGDFVTLPAAAPVVQAPVLAPSAPPAQVTVEDLSALDALDALSGDFMTQTKTTSVQAPLPSLAKKTPKKDSAKPNTTVKVPSQKPVEDDFSLDPFAALSDTLAAPEPAPEPPKLRPEDVVSEGKVISEKGVRVGERDDTLPPEYRLSGDKLKDLPAPKPEPTMNTGDALDILSGDFLSPSLAPAVQAPVCSLPKPPAYADFDALDALAGDFVTNAVVAPAVKCATSQPTQISRQVSEGDTSAMDALSDSLMDITPVPEPAPLPMKDIAKEKKVVEERLILMGEDDSTLPPEYRPTEEDIKMAAAEAKKPKEKPMGDAAALDLLSGDFLQAPSAPAAAVAPAAAPAPAAAVAPAAAPAAAAAVAPAAAPCFVAPPATQPLVPDTEPLKPMAGSALDSLAGSLLPDAIKTTSKGEKPKKTTGPSLDSSSGNADAPGAKSKGEKAQGKSKSRSKSKKHHADDPSPIDQLAGDFRTDVMSVKKGGKS